One Pichia kudriavzevii chromosome 3, complete sequence genomic window carries:
- a CDS encoding uncharacterized protein (PKUD0C01480; similar to Saccharomyces cerevisiae YJL209W (CBP1); ancestral locus Anc_1.125) yields the protein MRLFIRKRMLCHVRRMSYTGDSMKSLPLAELNSCDTISQLHRHMGTPLFIKNVASTLCHACEHKQKLDNLFFENLRQSLSEPAEYKQDFTERKPLQLEGINDIEGWMKIIFQFSLSMNMGGVAYLILRCCAQQGIDSMLNAVNILLVIDLLSVHRSQSKNVQDIDRILELSDMTNYLFSSEQVKMIIDKAYMTLRPDLSFQLQEPFEIVSSNFLYPNATIENLIRVFGSVLTSKVSDTLSYYTGNEQEDKDIDITELLNRQLLSKYLQFCYHVIQERCMNNDPVIVYKIWLIIKPFHNKIYNAVINSETNDLSNNFYYYQTLAKMITTFSKNRRYRKLIDEIIYDLPLDSVKVCPELMTSIIYHCARTKNESLGTIVGSRYDSNSDLSKLFGQGGDLSILATGDKFTPAQARAFLAYNLRLGRKQKSLEIIEYLKDKLIGITNLDFNEVIRCMLYNGGNKTDQVKDKLDSVWKMIEHNNDLKNRKLNKYALITYLDYMINQMKRVSLDFKRIDQIYQYAIQCSPFEDVIYWNYFYMSYFKYIIRKYPLNIAQEVYKNCKIFTTRRNPSDVIYFCKVGDYGFRNNPFMQKFQDVRLKLNDNVRLLILRDIYQRNDSYLKRAKQLQSDDLPEAEKQYVEVTRWVYEELTEIRSSSMKSNRHLVQTSMLIDIIKTIHRQARSIGFQLTPVRDAIDANERVYRLKMGEAVAIDNIKLEEEFEENTACGDNIWRRSNALKYRK from the coding sequence ATGCGTTTATTTATACGAAAACGCATGCTTTGCCATGTGAGGCGGATGTCATACACAGGGGATAGTATGAAGTCACTACCTCTGGCGGAATTAAATAGTTGCGATACGATCTCTCAATTGCATCGACATATGGGCACACCCTTATTCATCAAGAATGTGGCTAGTACTTTGTGTCATGCTTGTGAACACAAACAGAAACTTGacaatcttttttttgaaaatctaaGACAATCTTTAAGTGAACCAGCCGAGTACAAGCAAGACTTTACGGAACGAAAACCTTTGCAACTTGAAGGGATTAATGACATTGAAGGATGGATGAAGAtaatatttcaattttctttgagtATGAATATGGGCGGTGTTGCTTATCTGATACTGAGGTGTTGTGCCCAACAAGGAATTGATTCAATGCTAAATGCTGTTAATATATTGCTGGTAATCGACTTACTGAGTGTCCACCGTTCTCAAAGTAAGAACGTCCAAGATATAGATCGAATTCTCGAACTTTCAGATATGACAAACTACCTATTCAGCAGTGAACAGGTAAAGATGATAATAGATAAAGCTTACATGACACTGAGACCCGATCTTTCCTTTCAACTGCAGGAACCATTTGAGATAGTATCTTCTAACTTTCTATACCCTAATGCCACTATAGAGAATCTTATACGTGTGTTTGGATCAGTCCTAACGTCAAAGGTGTCTGATACACTCTCATATTATACGGGGAACGAGCAAGAAGACAAGGATATTGATATCACCGAGTTGTTGAATAGGCAGCTGCTGTCCAAGTATCTTCAGTTTTGTTACCATGTTATACAAGAAAGGTGTATGAACAATGATCCTGTTATTGTCTACAAGATATGGTTAATAATTAAACCATTTCACAATAAAATCTATAATGCAGTCATCAACTCTGAAACGAACGATTTGTCTAATAACTTTTACTATTATCAAACTCTTGCTAAAATGATTACAACATTCTCAAAGAATAGAAGGTACAGGAAGCTAATCGATGAAATAATATATGACTTACCACTTGATTCAGTAAAAGTGTGTCCCGAACTAATGACATCCATTATTTACCATTGTGCTCGTACAAAGAATGAATCACTGGGTACTATTGTTGGCTCGAGGTACGACTCCAATTCCGATCTCAGTAAACTATTTGGCCAAGGAGGTGACTTGAGTATTCTAGCTACCGGAGATAAGTTTACACCTGCACAGGCACGTGCATTTTTGGCATATAATCTCCGTTTAGgtagaaaacaaaagtcGCTTGAAATCATAGAATACTTAAAGGACAAACTGATTGGCATCACAAACTTAGATTTCAACGAGGTTATTCGGTGTATGCTATACAACGGCGGAAATAAGACTGATCAAGTAAAAGATAAACTGGACAGTGTCTGGAAGATGATTGAACATAATAacgatttgaaaaatagaaagTTAAACAAGTATGCCCTGATAACATATTTGGATTATATGATCAACCAAATGAAACGTGTATCTCTGGACTTCAAACGCATAGACCAAATCTATCAATATGCTATACAATGTAGCccatttgaagatgtcaTTTACTGGAACTATTTTTACATGTCGTATTTCAAATACATAATCAGGAAGTATCCCTTGAACATAGCGCAGGAGGTCTACAAAAACTGCAAGATCTTCACAACCAGAAGGAATCCATCTGACGTGATATATTTCTGTAAAGTTGGGGATTATGGTTTCCGCAACAACCCATTTATGCAAAAGTTCCAAGATGTCAGACTGAAATTAAACGATAATGTGAGGCTCCTGATATTGAGAGACATCTATCAACGCAATGATTCCTATTTGAAACGTGCCAAGCAACTACAAAGCGATGATTTGCCAGAGGCAGAAAAACAATACGTTGAGGTAACTCGCTGGGTGTATGAAGAACTCACGGAAATCCGGTCATCATCCATGAAATCCAACAGACACCTAGTCCAGACCTCTATGCTGATAGACATAATTAAGACTATCCACAGACAGGCACGAAGTATAGGGTTCCAGTTGACGCCAGTTAGAGATGCCATTGATGCTAACGAACGTGTATATAGACTAAAAATGGGCGAAGCCGTGGCTATTGACAACATTAAACTAGAAGAGGAATTCGAGGAGAACACCGCTTGTGGTGACAATATTTGGAGGCGTAGTAATGCCCTCAAGTACAGAAAGTGA
- a CDS encoding uncharacterized protein (PKUD0C01490; similar to Saccharomyces cerevisiae YJL208C (NUC1); ancestral locus Anc_1.126), whose amino-acid sequence MLKQSLTVPALGLSSAALFFWGSSSSTSTPAPSAPAPAGMPAGLPVGTPNNGKGTDVNASNTSDINPAAFFKYGFPGPVHDMSTHAEFLTVYDRQTRNPYYVVEHITPQSIAKNGSNGDRKNSVFKEDESIPEKFRARLRDYFRSGYDRGHQAPAANAKFSQEAMDETFYLTNMAPQVGAGFNRDYWAHFEDFCRRLTNDYNSVRIVTGPLYLPKKCDDGKYRVSYEVIGNPPNIAVPTHFFKLIVAEQSKKKSVGNEDLAVAAFVMPNDVISNETPLTSFQVPIESLEKSSGLEFLKTVDNRKKKELCREVKCEIIVREFNNALPKK is encoded by the coding sequence ATGTTAAAACAATCATTAACTGTTCCAGCACTCGGGCTATCTAGTGCAGCTCTCTTTTTTTGGggatcatcatcatccacCTCAACGCCAGCCCCATCTGCACCTGCTCCTGCGGGAATGCCAGCAGGATTGCCAGTAGGAACACCTAACAACGGTAAAGGCACTGATGTCAACGCTTCGAATACAAGTGACATCAATCCTGCGGCGTTTTTTAAGTATGGATTTCCTGGTCCTGTCCACGATATGAGCACACATGCTGAATTTCTCACTGTCTACGACAGACAAACTAGAAATCCCTATTATGTTGTTGAACATATAACACCTCAATCGATTGCAAAGAATGGAAGTAATGGAGACCGTAAGAACTCTGTCTTCAAGGAAGATGAAAGCATACCTGAGAAATTCCGTGCTAGATTGAGAGACTATTTCAGATCAGGTTACGATCGTGGTCATCAAGCACCTGCAGCAAACGCTAAGTTTTCACAGGAAGCAATGGACGAGACTTTCTATTTAACCAACATGGCACCACAAGTAGGTGCTGGATTCAACCGGGACTACTGGGCGCATTTTGAAGACTTCTGTAGAAGATTGACAAACGATTACAATTCTGTTCGAATTGTCACAGGACCACTCTATCTGCCAAAAAAATGTGATGATGGTAAGTATAGAGTCTCTTACGAAGTTATTGGCAACCCTCCAAACATTGCAGTTCCAAcccattttttcaagttgatTGTTGCAGAgcaatccaaaaaaaaaagcgtCGGTAATGAAGATCTAGCGGTTGCTGCATTTGTCATGCCAAATGACGTGATTTCGAACGAGACACCATTGACCAGTTTCCAAGTACCAATTGAATCGTTAGAGAAATCAAGTGGCTTGGAGTTCTTGAAGACTGTTGACAAtcggaaaaaaaaagagttgTGTAGAGAAGTCAAGTGTGAAATCATTGTCAGAGAGTTCAACAACGcattaccaaaaaaatag
- a CDS encoding uncharacterized protein (PKUD0C01500; similar to Saccharomyces cerevisiae YJL201W (ECM25); ancestral locus Anc_1.133), translating into MSIDRSYYRTTVLDPESSLPLYVLDTTFFPQNDDPCFLDAVLNIYPETPHTLIIFTNGVKQIDLLRFIKSPYLRKIYLVHGNWLIKGIADVLTKLTINPSSPKPTIVNCENISSLAKFVDITKLPISLHTYLIDKIQYKNQRIIINRHFDPLYGQPLSMYTSNKLPLTQFQRIYNNLVAYLSNPSLDIQLTASDWTTIIQCSALDNQTKISIDILSECLKRDQKVILSEYSFLEHYMIIIKFILKLSNSNNPLIPAQLLIDTNVNFKKCKSVNKFFNDILTHTHQLLDKSQFQHMECYDNSYILVKIFKLFKFLLNKLQRETLILEPNAKNVSKSKDRQSLRLILSFTKILYTDNEEDLTSQDDDDIGFDNLFKLIRYVMEEFDNLSILGTQYRLDDFNNHISMEDFLAFEIFKDKQLGRENESNLIHPPTIKEPGSPVKLSKTVKDISAPPTPTPFPEATPPMPRNTKLSDSMESEIDKVAASVESLGLNDIDLYKTPKKSTNGDVMNDLLTPLPATQTLASPMHGTSVVKNTNLRKYTEKDLAVQLQAEAARKAELLKREQAIEVERGVRRGERKVSRLARLYEEKYMQ; encoded by the coding sequence ATGTCCATAGACAGGAGCTACTACCGGACAACTGTGCTAGATCCAGAGAGCTCTCTGCCATTGTATGTACTAGATACCACGTTTTTCCCCCAAAATGACGACCCGTGTTTCTTGGACGCCGTTCTTAATATCTACCCAGAAACACCACATACGCTGATTATCTTTACAAATGGTGTCAAACAGATCGATCTCTTGAGGTTCATCAAATCCCCCTATCTGCGCAAAATATACCTTGTTCATGGGAATTGGCTAATCAAAGGCATTGCGGACGTGCTTACGAAGTTGACCATAAACCCTTCATCACCTAAACCTACAATCGTTAATTGCGAAAACATATCTTCCCTGGCCAAATTTGTCGATATAACAAAGCTACCGATATCTTTGCATACGTATcttattgataaaatccAATATAAGAATCAAAGGATCATTATAAACCGCCATTTCGACCCCTTGTATGGACAGCCGTTATCCATGTACACCTCCAACAAACTACCCCTCACTCAATTCCAGAGAATATACAATAATCTTGTGGCATATTTGTCAAACCCTTCTTTAGATATACAATTGACGGCCTCTGATTGGACAACAATCATTCAATGCTCTGCTCTAGATAATCAAACGAAAATATCAATTGACATTTTAAGTGAATGTCTGAAAAGAGATCAAAAAGTTATATTGAGTGAATACTCCTTCTTGGAACATTATATGATTataatcaaattcattttgaaattgtccAATTCTAATAACCCATTGATACCTGCACAGCTACTTATTGATACTAatgtcaatttcaaaaagtGCAAATCAGTCAATAAGTTCTTTAATGATATATTGACTCATACACACCAGCTGCTGGATAAATCTCAGTTTCAACATATGGAATGTTATGACAATTCTTACATTCTCGTCAAGATATTtaaattgttcaaattcCTGCTGAATAAATTACAAAGGGAAACCTTGATATTGGAACCAAATGCGAAAAATGTATCCAAATCAAAGGACAGACAATCCTTAAGGTTGATTCTATCATTTACCAAGATTCTATATACCGATAACGAGGAAGATTTGACGTCTCaagatgacgatgataTTGGGTTTGATAACTTATTCAAGTTGATACGTTATGTTATGGAAGAATTTGACAACTTGTCAATCTTAGGAACACAGTATAGGTTGGACGATTTCAACAACCACATAAGTATGGAAGATTTCTTGgcttttgaaatattcaaggACAAACAACTGGGACGAGAAAATGAATCTAATTTGATTCATCCACCTACCATTAAGGAGCCAGGTTCCCCTGTAAAACTATCGAAAACAGTGAAGGATATATCGGCGCCACCAACGCCAACCCCCTTCCCGGAAGCAACACCCCCAATGCCtagaaatacaaaattATCCGATTCAATGGAGTCTGAGATTGACAAAGTCGCCGCTAGTGTGGAAAGCTTGGGATTGAACGATATCGATCTATACAAAACaccaaagaaatcaacaaacGGCGATGTAATGAATGATCTGCTGACCCCCTTACCAGCAACTCAAACACTGGCTTCTCCAATGCATGGCACAAGTGTTGTTAAGAATACCAATTTACGGAAATACACAGAGAAAGATCTAGCTGTCCAACTCCAAGCAGAAGCTGCCCGGAAGGCTGAATTATTGAAGAGGGAACAGGCAATTGAGGTAGAACGTGGCGTGCGTCGTGGTGAACGGAAAGTCAGTCGTTTGGCACGTCTATATGAGGAAAAATATATGCAATGA
- a CDS encoding uncharacterized protein (PKUD0C01510; similar to Saccharomyces cerevisiae YGL055W (OLE1); ancestral locus Anc_6.106) yields the protein MDSVDITQANAVAAGTNKPVKRIVASGIGGRLMGTKAMTTVTAEELARDSVAEVLKRDSELRVKYEKEQHISEKDWSFDTFFQKINWLNLYLVVAFPLFAIAGAIYFQIKPTIQTVTLGVILFSLSGLSITAGYHRLWSHRAYDAKDPLKIVFALFGAAAIEGSIKWWGHSHRIHHRYTDTDRDPYDARKGFWYSHIGWMLLVPNPKYKARADISDLVDDWIVRVQHRHYLSIMLIMGLVVPALLSHYLWNDFWGGLIYAGLLKSSAIQQATFCVNSLAHWIGEQPFDDRRTPRDHFLTALVTFGEGYHNFHHEFPSDYRNALKWYQYDPTKILIWCASKVGLAYNLKKFSQNAIDQGILQQKQKKLDEMRSKLNWGPQIADLPIWTKEEFKEKAAQKKGYIIISGIVHDCSSFITEHPGGQALVRTSYGKDATVAFNGGVYAHSNAAHNLLSTLRVAVIKDSGANGNTYSRQLEYLAKTEKEQMSKSN from the coding sequence ATGGACAGTGTTGATATCACACAGGCTAATGCCGTTGCAGCCGGCACAAATAAACCGGTCAAGAGAATTGTCGCCTCAGGTATTGGAGGCCGTCTGATGGGTACAAAGGCTATGACTACTGTGACAGCAGAAGAATTGGCTCGGGATTCGGTTGCCgaagttttgaaaaggGACTCTGAACTAAGGGTCAAGTATGAGAAGGAACAACACATCTCGGAGAAAGATTGGTCCTTTGATacttttttccaaaaaatcAACTGGCTGAACTTGTACCTTGTTGTTGCATTTCCTTTATTTGCAATTGCAGGTGCAatttatttccaaattaaGCCAACTATCCAAACAGTCACTTTAGGTGTTATTCTCTTTTCATTGAGTGGGTTGTCCATCACTGCTGGTTACCACAGACTATGGTCTCATCGTGCTTATGATGCAAAGGATCCATTAAAGATTGTCTTTGCTCTCTTTGGTGCCGCTGCTATTGAAGGTTCCATCAAATGGTGGGGTCATTCTCATCGGATCCATCATAGATATACCGATACCGACCGTGATCCATACGATGCAAGAAAGGGATTCTGGTATTCCCATATTGGATGGATGTTGTTGGTTCCTAATCCTAAATATAAGGCAAGAGCAGACATTTCCGATTTAGTTGACGACTGGATTGTCAGAGTCCAACATAGACACTACTTATCTATCATGTTGATTATGGGTCTGGTGGTCCCTGCTTTATTATCCCACTATTTATGGAACGATTTCTGGGGGGGCTTGATTTATGCAGGTCTCTTAAAATCTTCTGCTATTCAACAAGCTACATTTTGTGTGAACTCTCTAGCCCACTGGATTGGTGAGCAACCATTTGATGACAGAAGAACCCCAAGAGACCATTTCTTGACGGCTTTGGTCACTTTTGGTGAAGGTTATCATAACTTTCATCATGAGTTCCCTTCGGATTATAGAAATGCCCTTAAATGGTACCAATACGATCCAACcaagattttgatttggtgTGCATCCAAGGTTGGACTTGCGtacaatttgaagaagttttctcaaaatgCCATTGATCAAGGAATACTTCAacagaagcagaagaaacTTGACGAAATGAGATCCAAATTAAACTGGGGTCCTCAAATTGCAGACTTGCCAATTTGGacaaaggaagaatttAAGGAAAAGGCTGCACAAAAGAAGGGTTACATTATTATCTCTGGCATTGTCCATGACTGTTCCTCTTTTATTACTGAACATCCAGGTGGTCAGGCATTAGTTCGTACCTCCTATGGTAAAGATGCTACGGTGGCATTCAATGGAGGTGTTTATGCCCATTCCAACGCTGCCCATAACTTGTTATCGACGTTGAGAGTCGCCGTTATTAAGGATTCGGGCGCCAATGGTAATACCTACTCGAGACAACTGGAATACTTGGCTAAAACCGAAAAGGAACAGATGTCCAAATCCAACTAA
- a CDS encoding uncharacterized protein (PKUD0C01520; similar to Saccharomyces cerevisiae YCR036W (RBK1); ancestral locus Anc_1.138), whose product MPIIVCGSLNHDLVTHTSVFPQQGETVTGNSFQSHLGGKGLNEAVACAKLKSPSDKFSVKLFGALGDDPVADEFVRYLTNVGVKTDLISKIKGQVTGTATIIVEDNVNAENRIIVVSGANGKFTPSREELDAVFKMSNMQELQSSIENVDIPSHVHSHSTKPPFNEPIAKTLDVSPHPPSNIHSHGSMSSLNRSNGSESGLNGLVLKNGQLIHEWSASGTNLAQQGQLQNQSGISLHSHATRPRNESVSSNSSLGSHKFNDIQVSKITGSVNHNDQMLPSNLHAHSSSAKMDTLTYPSPKPSAIDLQNAAIALASKQPVPNRSGSNLNLTAQARLANVSFSLGGSSAHPSNVSLSPSQTYLSNIRNPVPNSKPVVDDLKYYLVIQNEIPNPHTIIDYVSKNYTNVQIMYNPSPLPNAKDGYNSSFLDSLLHSTFVVMNEHELANIVANFHPNPASEPMTVLKNVSNYEPSSEFELDGFVKQLTKLKSFLTKPNVIVTLGEAGILYSIGGQFTYAYVPSEEVDEDDIVDTTGAGDTFLGAVTTCLYRGESLESAIKFAARASAETIKKSGAAEAMPRYGDVERRGWVL is encoded by the coding sequence ATGCCCATCATTGTTTGCGGTTCTTTGAATCACGATCTAGTCACACACACTTCTGTCTTCCCGCAACAGGGAGAAACCGTCACGGGAAACTCGTTTCAATCCCATTTGGGCGGTAAGGGTCTCAACGAGGCGGTTGCCTGTGCAAAACTCAAGTCCCCAAGTGACAAGTTCTCTGTCAAGTTATTTGGCGCCTTGGGAGACGATCCCGTGGCCGACGAATTTGTTCGGTATTTGACCAATGTCGGCGTTAAGACGGACCTTATCAGTAAGATCAAGGGGCAAGTCACAGGGACTGCCACCATCATTGTTGAGGACAATGTGAATGCCGAAAATCGGATTATTGTTGTCTCTGGTGCAAATGGCAAATTCACCCCTTCAAGGGAGGAATTGGATGCTGTTTTTAAAATGTCAAATATGCAGGAGTTGCAGTCTAGTATTGAAAATGTAGACATTCCATCTCATGTCCATTCCCATAGCACAAAGCCTCCATTCAACGAGCCAATTGCAAAGACTCTCGACGTTAGTCCTCATCCGCCTTCCAACATTCACTCTCATGGATCAATGTCAAGTTTAAATAGATCAAATGGCTCTGAATCGGGTTTGAATGGattggttttgaaaaatggcCAGTTGATCCATGAATGGTCGGCGTCTGGTACTAACTTGGCCCAACAAGGCCAATTGCAAAACCAATCGGGAATAAGTTTACATTCTCATGCAACAAGACCAAGAAATGAAAGTGtgtcttcaaattcatctcTTGGCTCGCATAAATTCAATGACATTCAAGTATCCAAAATCACAGGCTCGGTAAATCATAATGATCAAATGTTACCTTCTAATTTACATGCACATTCCTCTTCGGCGAAAATGGATACCTTAACGTATCCTTCTCCAAAACCGTCTGCAATTGATTTACAAAATGCAGCAATTGCATTGGCTTCCAAACAACCAGTACCTAATAGATCTGGCTCCAACCTGAACTTGACTGCACAGGCGAGGTTGGCTAATGTCTCGTTTTCACTAGGCGGGTCAAGTGCTCATCCTTCAAATGTATCTTTAAGTCCATCGCAGACTTATTTGAGCAACATTCGAAACCCAGTgccaaattcaaaaccaGTGGTTGACGATTTGAAGTATTACCTCGTTATACAAAATGAGATTCCTAATCCACATACCATTATTGATTACGTATCAAAGAATTATACCAATGTCCAGATTATGTACAACCCATCTCCGTTACCGAACGCCAAAGATGGATACAACTCGTCGTTTTTGGACTCGTTGCTCCATTCCACCTTTGTTGTCATGAATGAGCACGAATTAGCCAACATTGTGGCCAACTTCCATCCTAATCCAGCAAGTGAGCCAATGACTGTGTTGAAGAATGTCAGTAATTACGAGCCAAGCAGTGAGTTTGAGCTTGATGGTTTTGTGAAGCAGTTGACCAAGCTCAAGAGTTTCCTAACGAAGCCAAATGTTATTGTCACGCTTGGCGAGGCGGGCATCCTCTACTCGATTGGCGGACAGTTTACGTACGCGTATGTTCCCTCGGAGGAAGTTGACGAGGACGACATTGTCGACACCACCGGTGCTGGAGACACGTTTCTAGGCGCAGTCACCACGTGTCTATATAGGGGGGAAAGTTTGG